One part of the Desulfonema ishimotonii genome encodes these proteins:
- a CDS encoding electron transport complex protein RnfA: MPELHIVYIFAIASSVQFVEMYVRKFFPPLYKALGVYLPLITTNCAILFACLIIMSKIVGVDNPADVWDLGRALTLGAGGGVGFTIAIVIMAGLREDLDLCDVPGPFKGVPITLIVAGILAMGFMGFTGVDSGLKKAMMSKPAVAEQAQSAQDAGK; this comes from the coding sequence ATGCCTGAGTTACACATCGTCTACATCTTCGCCATTGCCTCATCCGTGCAGTTTGTGGAGATGTATGTGCGGAAGTTCTTTCCGCCCCTGTACAAGGCCCTGGGCGTTTATCTGCCCCTGATCACCACCAACTGCGCCATCCTCTTTGCCTGTCTGATCATCATGAGCAAGATCGTCGGCGTGGACAACCCGGCGGATGTCTGGGATCTGGGCCGTGCCCTGACCCTGGGCGCAGGCGGCGGCGTCGGTTTCACCATCGCCATCGTGATTATGGCCGGTCTCCGTGAGGATCTGGATCTGTGCGATGTGCCCGGACCTTTCAAAGGCGTTCCCATCACCCTGATTGTCGCCGGTATTCTGGCAATGGGTTTTATGGGATTTACCGGCGTGGATTCCGGTCTGAAAAAGGCCATGATGTCCAAACCGGCCGTTGCGGAACAGGCTCAGTCTGCCCAGGATGCGGGAAAATAA
- a CDS encoding sigma 54-interacting transcriptional regulator — protein sequence MSMNEDHGQPEGAGHPEEAARLETDLARKALENNDREKARKLFYSILTRLSADPLASADSASLFVTACLDLSDLSFVLGKGFGELVMFLRTALETAEQIGDRRSHALINLHLGRLFYFSERRHKAMTAFEKGKSEAEALGDEDILIRSAEFVGLYYHTQGLFKKAVRYFEQAIESFEQGETVQVINPSSPIWLGYCATYLGQFHRAIGTLDYYYRFSLERKDISLATTIRSVLGIVLLHLRKKDEASFHLSGALQEAITTGNALALYFTRGGLACFHLMEGRLREARDGLIQCLSEGANSGLIRQYASPMILEMIYELHRAGLSPVPGFSFHREILRIMQEPNIHLRGVALRLSAVEKIAKEEQPDAVRKDLEDSEACLIRAGTPVQLAKTRLELVRLNLKQGKQEEARLLARRARKNLSGYVREFYPDDLRHLISVKGDKYTDADSYEEFLIRFMDTIRELMPANDPDTLLHRAVRATNRFFGAERGGLFWFGRGRKKKPVLRAACNMTEKETASENFRSNLALIFKAYRENSVQTARLSANSFSAYREKALLCLPFEVRGEVRGVLYHDNSYLKECFDFLSKTQLRRLARSLSSHIEHIFELSRNRERIAVTSALKPENSNLQEIVAQSPVMIRVLGQTDRIALSDSTVLILGETGVGKELLARRIHTMSRRHDKPLVIVDPTVIPENLVESELFGHEKGAFTGADSQRIGRMELAHEGTLFIDEIGEVPGSLQVKLLRVLQEKSLTRVGGTRSISSDFRLVAATNRDLAQEVAAGRFREDLYYRLNVIPVVLPPLRERIEDVPLLARHFLRRYAVKYNHPDLEMTPTDEAMLLKYNWPGNIRELQNIMERAVLLSDGHRLALNLPEGRSSYSKNPFEDMPSLEEMQRRYIRYVLEKTGGKISGPDGAAERLGMKRTTLYTRMKKLGMR from the coding sequence ATGAGTATGAATGAGGATCACGGACAGCCGGAGGGGGCCGGTCATCCCGAAGAGGCCGCAAGACTGGAAACAGATCTGGCCCGCAAAGCTCTTGAGAATAATGATCGGGAAAAAGCCAGAAAGCTTTTTTACAGCATACTGACCCGGCTTTCAGCCGATCCCCTGGCATCTGCGGATTCTGCCTCACTTTTTGTCACGGCCTGCCTGGATCTGTCCGATCTCAGCTTTGTGCTGGGCAAAGGATTCGGGGAACTCGTCATGTTTCTCAGAACTGCCCTGGAGACCGCGGAACAAATCGGAGACCGCCGTTCCCATGCACTGATCAATCTGCACCTGGGGCGGCTGTTTTATTTTTCAGAAAGGCGTCACAAAGCCATGACGGCCTTTGAAAAAGGCAAATCCGAAGCAGAAGCGCTGGGAGATGAGGATATTCTGATCCGATCGGCTGAATTCGTCGGACTTTATTATCATACACAGGGCCTTTTCAAAAAAGCTGTCCGGTATTTTGAACAGGCCATTGAGAGTTTTGAACAGGGCGAAACCGTACAGGTGATCAACCCTTCCTCCCCCATATGGCTGGGGTATTGCGCTACCTATCTGGGCCAGTTTCACCGCGCCATCGGAACCCTGGATTATTATTACCGTTTCTCCCTGGAACGCAAAGACATATCCCTGGCCACCACGATCCGATCGGTTCTGGGGATTGTCTTGCTGCATCTCAGAAAAAAAGATGAGGCATCTTTTCATCTTTCGGGCGCGCTTCAGGAAGCCATAACAACGGGCAATGCCCTGGCGCTCTATTTTACCCGTGGCGGACTGGCCTGTTTTCATCTGATGGAAGGCAGACTCAGAGAGGCCCGGGATGGTCTGATCCAATGCCTGAGCGAAGGGGCAAATTCGGGCCTGATCCGTCAATATGCCTCACCCATGATCCTTGAAATGATCTACGAATTACACCGGGCCGGTCTTTCCCCGGTTCCCGGATTCAGTTTTCACCGGGAAATTCTCAGAATCATGCAGGAACCCAATATTCATCTGCGGGGGGTTGCCCTGCGCCTCAGCGCCGTGGAAAAGATTGCCAAGGAAGAACAGCCGGATGCGGTGAGAAAAGATCTCGAAGACAGCGAAGCCTGTCTCATCCGTGCCGGAACACCTGTCCAACTGGCAAAGACCCGGCTCGAGCTGGTGCGCCTCAATCTCAAACAGGGCAAACAGGAGGAGGCCCGGCTGCTGGCCCGCAGGGCCCGGAAAAATTTATCCGGTTATGTGCGGGAGTTTTATCCGGATGACCTCCGCCACCTCATCTCCGTAAAAGGTGACAAATACACCGACGCAGATTCCTATGAGGAATTTCTGATCCGGTTTATGGATACCATCCGGGAACTGATGCCCGCCAATGATCCCGATACACTCCTGCATCGCGCAGTCAGGGCCACCAACCGCTTTTTCGGAGCCGAACGGGGCGGTCTCTTCTGGTTCGGCAGGGGCAGAAAGAAAAAACCTGTGCTGCGGGCTGCCTGCAACATGACCGAAAAAGAGACGGCCTCGGAAAATTTCCGCTCCAATCTGGCCCTGATATTCAAAGCCTATCGCGAAAACAGTGTGCAGACGGCCCGCCTGAGTGCTAACAGTTTCAGCGCATACAGGGAAAAAGCCCTGCTCTGCCTGCCCTTTGAGGTCAGGGGAGAGGTACGGGGGGTGCTGTACCATGACAACTCGTATCTGAAAGAATGCTTTGATTTTCTCAGCAAGACACAACTAAGACGTCTTGCCCGTTCCCTGAGTTCCCACATCGAGCACATTTTTGAGCTTTCACGTAATCGTGAAAGGATTGCCGTAACATCGGCGCTAAAGCCTGAAAACAGTAACTTACAGGAGATCGTGGCCCAAAGCCCGGTTATGATCCGGGTGCTGGGCCAGACAGACCGGATCGCCTTATCCGACAGCACCGTGCTGATCCTGGGGGAGACCGGAGTGGGAAAGGAGCTTCTGGCACGGCGCATCCATACCATGAGCAGGCGACATGATAAGCCCCTGGTCATTGTGGATCCCACAGTGATTCCCGAAAACCTGGTGGAAAGCGAACTCTTCGGTCATGAGAAAGGCGCTTTCACCGGTGCGGACAGTCAGCGGATCGGCCGCATGGAACTTGCCCATGAGGGAACGCTGTTTATTGATGAGATCGGTGAGGTTCCCGGCTCCTTACAGGTCAAGCTGCTACGGGTCTTACAGGAAAAGAGCCTGACGAGGGTCGGCGGAACCAGGTCCATCTCTTCCGACTTCCGCCTTGTGGCCGCCACCAACCGGGATCTTGCACAGGAGGTCGCAGCCGGAAGATTTAGGGAAGATCTCTATTACCGCCTCAATGTCATACCTGTGGTTTTGCCGCCCCTGCGGGAGCGTATTGAGGATGTGCCGCTTCTGGCCCGCCATTTTCTGAGGCGGTATGCGGTAAAATACAATCACCCGGATCTGGAAATGACTCCGACAGACGAGGCGATGCTTCTGAAATATAATTGGCCGGGAAATATCCGGGAACTTCAGAATATAATGGAACGGGCGGTGTTATTGTCAGACGGGCATCGCTTGGCGCTGAATCTGCCCGAAGGAAGATCATCATATTCAAAGAATCCCTTTGAAGACATGCCCTCTCTGGAAGAAATGCAGCGCCGATATATCCGTTATGTGCTGGAAAAAACCGGTGGAAAAATAAGCGGGCCGGACGGCGCTGCAGAAAGGCTCGGCATGAAACGGACAACGCTCTACACCCGTATGAAAAAGCTGGGAATGCGGTAA
- a CDS encoding AMP-binding protein: MTVSRVPGHLARELENKAETMPDFEVVTFENGDYPDEVLTYKDIVQKGRKLAGELRNRGIGKGDVFALVMRNQPEFVYSLYAASALGAVLLPVDPRTKGDRLAYVLRDSKAKGIIFSAEFTANAEEVLGSIPAVKVLGVSYKAGSEVSEPDRYPNLNRILDGPDADRLDRMNDETDIPLEIIYTSGTTGNPKGVVIKGSRMLVFPKIAQYVFQYTADDRLYTGLSLTHGNAQAVTLFPSLLLSIPSVISQKFTKSRIWDICRKYGCTSFSLLGGMMMGIFSETEKPDDTDNPVRLVLSAGTPAPVWEAFERRFGVLIHEWYGAAEGGFCHKPPGVGPVGSFGKPLDGAEVRIVREDDTECEPGEIGELISRVGGQKAEVEYLGKKAASEKKTRGGWLRSGDMCHRDEAGWLFFDFRKGGGLRRAGDFIMPEHVEAVIAKHPAVSDICVYGIPAASGAPGESDIVAALVPMNGDKIDPGSIFSLCREHLGGSAVPSYLQVVDDIPKTVSEKNLSRILKEAFGKDAPNVFRLSEYRS, from the coding sequence ATGACAGTGAGCAGAGTGCCCGGACACCTTGCCCGGGAACTGGAAAACAAGGCTGAGACCATGCCCGACTTCGAAGTGGTCACCTTTGAAAACGGAGACTATCCGGACGAGGTGCTCACCTATAAGGATATCGTGCAAAAGGGCAGAAAACTCGCCGGAGAACTCCGAAACAGGGGCATCGGAAAAGGAGATGTCTTTGCCCTTGTCATGCGGAACCAGCCGGAGTTTGTTTATTCCCTGTATGCGGCCTCGGCCCTGGGAGCTGTTCTCTTACCTGTCGATCCCCGGACAAAGGGAGACCGCCTGGCATATGTTCTCAGGGATTCAAAAGCAAAGGGGATAATTTTTTCTGCCGAATTTACCGCGAATGCGGAAGAGGTGCTTGGCAGTATCCCGGCTGTAAAGGTGCTGGGCGTCAGTTACAAGGCCGGATCCGAAGTTTCCGAACCTGACAGATATCCGAACCTGAACCGGATTCTGGACGGACCGGATGCGGACCGATTGGACCGGATGAATGATGAGACGGATATACCCCTTGAAATCATCTATACATCCGGAACCACAGGGAACCCCAAAGGCGTTGTTATCAAAGGCTCCCGTATGCTGGTATTTCCCAAAATCGCACAATACGTGTTTCAGTATACAGCAGACGACAGGCTTTATACCGGGCTCTCCCTGACCCACGGCAATGCCCAGGCCGTCACCCTTTTCCCGTCCCTGCTTTTGTCGATTCCGTCGGTTATCAGTCAGAAATTCACCAAAAGCAGAATCTGGGACATCTGCCGAAAATATGGCTGCACAAGCTTCTCCCTTCTGGGCGGGATGATGATGGGCATCTTCAGTGAAACTGAAAAACCGGATGACACAGACAACCCGGTCCGCCTTGTGCTGAGTGCGGGTACGCCCGCCCCCGTATGGGAAGCATTTGAGAGGCGTTTCGGCGTTCTTATCCATGAATGGTACGGTGCGGCCGAGGGCGGTTTTTGCCATAAACCGCCCGGAGTCGGCCCCGTGGGGTCATTTGGCAAACCCCTGGATGGTGCCGAGGTAAGGATCGTCCGGGAAGATGATACGGAATGTGAGCCGGGAGAGATCGGTGAGCTTATCAGCAGGGTCGGCGGGCAGAAAGCAGAGGTGGAGTATCTTGGAAAGAAGGCGGCATCCGAGAAAAAAACCCGGGGAGGCTGGCTCCGTTCCGGCGATATGTGTCACAGGGACGAGGCCGGGTGGCTGTTTTTTGATTTCCGCAAAGGCGGCGGGCTCAGAAGAGCCGGTGATTTCATCATGCCCGAACATGTTGAGGCTGTCATCGCAAAGCATCCGGCCGTGAGCGACATCTGTGTTTACGGAATCCCCGCAGCCTCGGGTGCGCCCGGGGAGAGCGATATCGTGGCCGCCCTGGTTCCCATGAACGGCGATAAAATTGATCCCGGGAGTATTTTCAGCCTGTGCCGGGAGCATCTGGGAGGCTCGGCAGTCCCGTCTTATCTCCAGGTGGTGGATGATATCCCCAAAACCGTATCTGAAAAAAATCTTTCCCGCATCCTGAAAGAAGCGTTCGGAAAAGATGCCCCCAATGTTTTCCGTCTTTCTGAGTATCGGAGCTGA
- a CDS encoding nitroreductase family protein, with protein sequence MKQTFKEKVAYAHFPPTRAYRFEFDPEKCTGCGMCARTCPTSCIQWDKDKKRPHATGLRDLKLACIGCNNCESVCPAGCIRVRGEYRVLEGRYKTPEDRFGDMTPVSPLNGSQPSPDFEQIARELTETEKVIYKRRSIRVYKKKPVPREMITRIIEAARFAPSAGNGQPWKFIVVTNRELSDRIDRKCAKVLDKIKWVYAGNGGWWRKAAVTLMSLLQVSKWDQRPISAMNKVGQTGGRITFNAPVVIHLLKDTRGISHPDVDVALAAQNLVLAAHSLGLGTCYIGFIASTIKYVPVVKKWLGIEYPYELVTSICVGYPKVQQDKPVPRGKVPVEWID encoded by the coding sequence ATGAAGCAGACTTTCAAAGAAAAAGTGGCGTATGCCCATTTCCCGCCGACCCGGGCCTACCGGTTTGAGTTTGATCCGGAAAAATGCACCGGATGCGGCATGTGTGCCCGAACATGTCCCACCTCATGCATTCAGTGGGATAAGGATAAAAAGCGTCCCCATGCCACCGGCCTGAGAGACCTGAAGCTGGCCTGTATCGGCTGTAACAACTGTGAATCCGTCTGCCCGGCAGGATGCATCCGGGTCCGTGGCGAATACAGGGTCCTTGAGGGGAGATACAAAACCCCTGAAGACCGGTTCGGGGACATGACGCCTGTATCCCCCCTTAACGGCTCACAGCCTTCCCCGGATTTTGAGCAGATTGCCAGGGAGCTGACCGAGACGGAAAAGGTGATCTATAAGCGGCGCAGCATCCGCGTGTATAAGAAAAAGCCGGTTCCCAGGGAAATGATCACCAGGATCATCGAGGCGGCCCGGTTTGCCCCCTCTGCCGGCAACGGCCAGCCCTGGAAGTTCATCGTGGTGACGAACCGGGAACTCAGCGACAGAATCGACAGAAAATGTGCAAAAGTATTGGACAAAATAAAATGGGTATATGCCGGTAACGGGGGATGGTGGCGAAAGGCCGCGGTCACGCTGATGAGTCTCCTCCAGGTCAGCAAATGGGATCAGCGGCCGATTTCAGCCATGAACAAGGTCGGCCAGACCGGGGGCCGCATCACCTTTAACGCGCCGGTGGTGATCCATCTTCTGAAGGATACCCGGGGGATCAGCCATCCGGATGTGGATGTGGCCCTTGCCGCTCAGAACCTGGTGCTGGCGGCCCACTCGCTGGGGCTGGGCACCTGCTACATCGGTTTTATCGCCAGCACGATAAAATATGTGCCCGTTGTAAAGAAGTGGCTGGGTATTGAGTATCCCTACGAACTGGTGACCAGCATATGTGTCGGCTATCCCAAAGTACAGCAGGACAAGCCTGTGCCACGTGGCAAGGTTCCCGTGGAATGGATTGACTAA
- a CDS encoding acyl-CoA dehydrogenase family protein, whose translation MGFNYLDLNKDLTRDQIQLKMSVREFAQKVLRPAARELDELSNPEDVVKKGSLFWDGMRKMRELDYHTAHLPEQIGGMGLSPIELHILFEEIAAASAGFAIALGVDMFPALLAAMTQQPELIEKFTVPYVRDREMKMLGCWAITEPAHGSDMLMPGTPYFEDPKIHGEVLAELQGDEWVISGQKSAWVSDGPVATHAAVYLTIFKGKGMMGKGMTGGGIAIVPLDLPGVSKGKALSKIGQRELPQGEIYFDNVRIPQNYMIAGPEIYTDMLEMTLAMCNGLMGAIFTGVARSAFEEALLYSKGRVQGGVPICQHQLVQDKLFKMFMKVEAARALSRSALNYNLSTQPPSVQYSIAAKVFCTRSAFEIASEAIQIFGGNGLSREYPVEKIFRDARASMIEDGANEVLGLTAAHNLLKKYR comes from the coding sequence ATGGGATTCAATTATCTTGATCTGAATAAAGACCTGACCAGAGACCAGATTCAGCTGAAAATGTCGGTGCGGGAATTTGCCCAGAAAGTTTTGCGTCCTGCGGCCAGAGAGCTGGACGAGCTTTCAAACCCGGAAGATGTGGTGAAAAAGGGGTCGCTCTTCTGGGACGGTATGAGAAAGATGCGGGAACTGGATTACCATACGGCCCATCTTCCGGAGCAGATCGGCGGAATGGGATTATCCCCGATTGAGCTCCACATCCTGTTTGAGGAGATCGCGGCCGCCAGTGCCGGTTTTGCCATAGCCCTCGGTGTGGATATGTTTCCGGCGCTTCTGGCCGCCATGACTCAGCAGCCGGAGCTGATCGAAAAATTCACGGTCCCGTATGTCCGGGACAGGGAGATGAAGATGCTGGGATGCTGGGCCATTACCGAACCTGCCCACGGTTCGGACATGCTCATGCCCGGAACGCCCTATTTTGAAGATCCGAAAATTCACGGTGAGGTGCTGGCGGAATTGCAGGGTGACGAATGGGTCATCAGCGGCCAGAAGTCTGCCTGGGTCTCAGACGGTCCGGTCGCCACCCATGCGGCCGTCTACCTGACGATTTTCAAAGGCAAAGGCATGATGGGCAAAGGCATGACCGGCGGCGGCATTGCCATTGTCCCCCTCGATCTGCCGGGTGTTTCCAAAGGAAAGGCGCTCAGCAAAATCGGCCAGCGCGAGCTGCCCCAGGGCGAAATCTATTTCGACAACGTGCGTATCCCCCAAAATTATATGATCGCCGGGCCGGAAATCTATACCGACATGCTGGAAATGACCCTGGCCATGTGCAACGGCCTGATGGGCGCCATTTTTACCGGCGTTGCCCGGTCGGCCTTTGAAGAGGCCCTGCTCTATTCCAAGGGAAGAGTGCAGGGCGGTGTTCCCATCTGCCAGCATCAGCTGGTTCAGGACAAACTCTTTAAAATGTTTATGAAAGTCGAAGCGGCACGGGCATTGTCCAGATCCGCCCTGAACTACAATCTCTCCACCCAGCCCCCGTCGGTTCAGTACTCCATCGCGGCCAAGGTCTTCTGCACCCGGTCGGCCTTTGAAATTGCCAGCGAGGCGATCCAGATTTTCGGCGGCAACGGCCTGAGCAGGGAATATCCGGTTGAAAAGATATTCAGGGATGCGCGGGCCTCCATGATCGAAGACGGGGCCAATGAGGTACTGGGGCTTACGGCGGCACACAACCTTCTTAAGAAATACAGATAG